A genomic window from Desulfobaccales bacterium includes:
- a CDS encoding ATP-binding cassette domain-containing protein, giving the protein MLRVDNLTVCYGQMQALRGVSMEVSTGEMVALIGGNGAGKTTLINTISGLVPPAAGSLSWEGRPLNGLTPDRICREGIVQVPEGRKLFPAMTVEENLIMGAYLPTVRKQSQESLRKVYDIFPR; this is encoded by the coding sequence ATGCTGCGTGTTGATAATCTCACCGTCTGTTACGGCCAGATGCAGGCCCTGCGCGGCGTGTCCATGGAGGTCTCCACCGGGGAGATGGTAGCCCTGATCGGCGGCAACGGCGCCGGCAAGACAACCCTGATCAACACCATCTCCGGATTGGTCCCCCCGGCAGCGGGCAGCCTGAGCTGGGAGGGCAGACCCCTGAACGGTCTTACCCCGGACAGGATTTGCCGAGAGGGAATCGTTCAGGTCCCGGAGGGTCGCAAGCTGTTTCCCGCCATGACCGTGGAAGAGAATCTGATCATGGGGGCCTATTTGCCTACCGTCCGGAAGCAGAGCCAAGAGTCCCTCCGAAAGGTATATGACATTTTCCCCCGC
- a CDS encoding ABC transporter ATP-binding protein — protein sequence MLEGKKITKRFGGLTALSEVDFDVHRGEIVGLIGPNGSGKTTLFNVISGIYAPDGGDLFFEDRKITNLPPYKRARLGIGRTFQIVRPLTGLNLIENVSTGVLYGRKKTAGARGAREKAMEILAFTGLTEKARRLPSELVLEDRKRLEIARALALNPEILLLDEVFAGLNPTEISNAIELTFRIRDTYGTTIFMIEHVMKAIMCTCSRIMVLNFGTKITEGPPEEVANHPEVISAYLGAAYAAC from the coding sequence ATGCTGGAAGGAAAGAAAATAACAAAGCGTTTCGGCGGTCTGACGGCCCTCTCTGAAGTCGATTTCGATGTGCACCGCGGCGAGATCGTCGGGCTCATCGGGCCGAACGGTTCCGGAAAGACGACGCTGTTCAACGTTATCTCCGGCATTTACGCCCCCGACGGCGGAGATTTGTTTTTCGAAGACCGGAAAATCACGAATCTGCCCCCCTACAAACGGGCCCGCCTGGGAATCGGCCGTACCTTTCAGATCGTCCGTCCTCTGACGGGCCTGAATCTCATCGAAAACGTCTCTACCGGTGTCCTTTACGGCCGCAAGAAAACGGCCGGCGCCAGGGGCGCAAGGGAAAAGGCCATGGAGATCCTCGCCTTTACGGGATTGACGGAGAAAGCCCGCCGCCTCCCCAGCGAACTGGTCCTGGAAGACCGCAAGCGCTTGGAAATCGCCCGCGCTCTGGCCCTCAATCCGGAAATCCTCCTCCTCGACGAGGTCTTTGCGGGCCTGAATCCGACGGAAATCAGCAACGCCATTGAGTTGACCTTCCGGATCCGGGATACTTACGGAACGACGATCTTCATGATCGAACATGTGATGAAGGCTATTATGTGCACCTGCAGCCGCATCATGGTGCTGAATTTCGGAACCAAGATCACCGAAGGGCCGCCGGAAGAGGTGGCCAATCACCCGGAGGTAATCTCCGCCTATCTGGGAGCCGCTTATGCTGCGTGTTGA
- a CDS encoding cyclase family protein: MGKRFVDLSIAIEAALPCDPPMMIPKIEYVDHALGATQMLNFFPGIRRDQLPGGLGWALEFLTLTTHSGTHLDAPYHYHPTQDKGKHALTIDEVPLAWCMSDGVLLDFRHKGDGERITAADVKNELERIGYELKPLDIVLIQTGADAAWGTPQYLVKGPGMTRESTLFLTERGVKVVGIDAWSWDRPLPFLAQEFKEKGDPKVVWEAHFAGIEAGYCHMEKMANLAAIGRLHGFTVCCFPVKIKGASAGWCRPVAIIDA, encoded by the coding sequence ATGGGAAAGCGATTCGTCGATCTGAGCATTGCCATTGAAGCGGCGCTCCCCTGCGATCCCCCCATGATGATTCCGAAGATCGAATACGTCGATCATGCGCTGGGGGCAACGCAGATGCTCAATTTCTTTCCCGGCATCCGCCGGGACCAGCTACCCGGCGGACTCGGCTGGGCGCTGGAATTCCTGACCCTCACGACCCACAGCGGGACTCACTTAGACGCCCCTTACCATTACCACCCCACGCAGGATAAAGGAAAACACGCCCTTACCATTGACGAGGTGCCCCTCGCCTGGTGCATGAGCGACGGCGTCCTCCTCGACTTCCGCCACAAGGGAGACGGCGAGCGGATTACCGCGGCAGACGTCAAAAACGAACTGGAGAGAATCGGCTATGAGCTCAAGCCCCTCGATATCGTGCTCATTCAGACCGGGGCCGACGCTGCCTGGGGAACGCCCCAATATCTCGTCAAGGGACCCGGCATGACCAGGGAAAGCACCCTCTTCCTAACGGAAAGGGGCGTAAAAGTGGTAGGCATCGACGCCTGGAGCTGGGATCGCCCCCTGCCCTTCCTGGCCCAGGAATTTAAAGAAAAAGGGGACCCGAAAGTAGTCTGGGAGGCCCACTTTGCCGGTATCGAAGCGGGGTATTGCCATATGGAAAAGATGGCGAATCTCGCAGCCATCGGCCGGCTCCACGGCTTTACGGTATGCTGCTTTCCCGTCAAGATCAAAGGGGCTTCGGCCGGCTGGTGCCGGCCGGTGGCCATTATCGACGCATAA